In Camelina sativa cultivar DH55 chromosome 17, Cs, whole genome shotgun sequence, the genomic stretch AGTGGTTGACTTTGTGAAATTAATCTTTGACTTTATAATATGAAAGCTTTGGAATATTATCTGTGACTTGTAGTTGTAGTAGTAAATAGATAGAAacacggaaaaaaaaaatatttgagaatgttttaaaatagtgagataattataaattaaacgATATGCACTGTCATCACATCTACAGATACGAGTTATTTACAGATATATAGTTTCAAACAATCTAAtatctgtttatttatttgaagGTCATATTCATTACCTTAAGATATCAAAATTAGTTACTGGTTCTGACTTCAACATTTGTCTAAGTTTTGGGCTTAACGAGCCAATGAGCCAATCTGAGTTTGGGCTAAtcctatcttcttcttttttggacaAACCGGCTAATCCTCTAGTACCTAatgttaaatgtttttttttgaaaattttgaaccaaagatgaaaatatactTTCAACTACAAAATACCAAATCTGCATTCCTTTTCTTCCTACTTAACCcaagtttagaaaataaaatgtttcaaaaatatttttttgtttatgttttttttttctaggcaTTTTTAGTTAGTAATTGCCGATGAActgtaaacttcaagaaaaaaatacatgaatacTATTAGTTTAAAGCTAGAGAAAATTGTTAAGCACAAGAAATGATGCAATTATAATCAACTATTGTTTTATATGTGtgaaaattggaaaaattaGGAACATAGGGAGAATAAGATAtaatatgcatttttttttatatgtgacGGTTTCATTTTGATTAATAGTGTAACCATTATGTAAAAGTTAAGGAAAAGAATCAAGATTTTGTAAAACAGAGTATATTATTGCACAATCAGATAGCTTTAATCCAATGGCAAAGAATTGTATCAACCTATATCACAACACCTTAATCTCTTCTCCAAACTCAAAcgttaaccaaacaaaaaaaaactatcatacAGTTGGGTGAATCTTATTCTTCTACGACTTGATTCGAAGTTCTTGTTCCAATCTAGTGGGAGTGTAAGCAATGAGTTCAACAATCTTTCTACCTTCTGGATAAGGTATCTCAATATTAATTGGAATCTTCTGTAAGATCATTGAATCGTTTAACTTCTCATACTTGGTCATGGTTTTAGtcacttcctctctctctttcttgaatATAGATATCCACGTGTCGTCTTTCCACGGCGTACTCTTCTTCACGGCCGCTAAGGCTCGCCTGAGCACCCCAATCGCGTCACCTATTCTATCTTCGGATTCCAGCACTTCCGCTAAgtatttttggctctttagctcGTGGAAAGCTCCCAGAGTTGATACATATTCCTACACGATCAATCAATATAATCAATCATCAAGTAGTAGAGATTTGTTGCTTCATCTAGCTTCTATGTAAAATCTAAAGCAAAGTTAAACGTTTTAcattcaagaaacagaggattaagGCATTTGAGTGAACCAAGAACACCAACTAGATGAGCTACAGACcaagataaataaatttttacagATACGTGACTTACAAGAAAGCGGGTGGATAGGTCTTTAAAGTCTCCGTTAGCTCTAGATGACAAATGAGCATAGGCTTCAGAAAGCAATTGAGAAACTCCAAAATGAAGTTTTGACAATAGGCTTGCGCTTGTGCCGCTCTCTTCAGCGTTCTTTGTAGTTACAGCCTATTTAAAAACAATATGTCTCACTCTATTAGCATcatcaagaaaatatatatatatgaagccACCAAGAGTGGTAAAAGCCACTAACCTGACCTTCAGCTAAACAGAGGAGACTCAAAGAAGAGCAAAGGGGAGGAGTTAGTTCTGGAAGCTTCCCTGGAGgaacacaattttttaaagaagGAAGAATCTCTTGAGACAGATGATGGAATACTCCAGATGCTTCCCGGTACACTGTTACCGAATCCTTGTACTCTATTTGTAATCAGGAGCAAGATAACGATGGAGTTAATGAAAAGTAAGTATATGGAagcaactaaaaaaaaaaaaagagagactaaACTTGTAGTGGATCCTAGTTCCATTGCTCTCTCGCGAAGCTTAACTGCGAAAACGAAAGTAACCATTGCGAGCTCGAACATGATGTTATCGACTTGGAAAAATTTAGGACATGTACGCTGAATCAAAGTCTGAGAGATCAATCCACTACTCCATTTTATCTTAAGATTCGATACCCTTTTAATGTTATCGGCGTAACGCACCAAGTTAAGGAGTACCGGAAGGTATTTTCGAAGTTTTTGAATATCCTGAATAATCCAAAAACAATCTCTAAGCAACAAACGAAAAGTTTAAAaagcttacaaaataaaattggttTATAAGTTACCTGGTCGCAATGAGAAGCTCCTCCGTAGATGACTCTAGAAGCTGCAGAAGTGGTTTTGTTTACAAATTCTTCGACTGCTTTACGCCTACCACTTAACTCTCTAAATTCTCCTAGTGTAATCGCACTAGAAGTTTGTAACGTGTTCTGGAACAAAATCTGTGAGGTATAAACAATATCACAAAAGTAATGAAGAACGCTACAAAACTATTCAAAATCACAAATTATACTAAAACCCTAACATCAGAATGTGGAATCCGAATCGTTTATAGAGATATCGACAAACAGAATCAAAAGGTTACCTCTTTAGTTTTTGGTTCTGGAATTAGGTACTTCATCATCGTCATCCTTCTTCTCTCCCAAACACTTGATTACGTAACTAATACGCCAGAACGATAAACAGCATAAATAAACATAACCGAGAGAAACAGGAGAAACTAAActctaattttgttgttgtttatataataaactcaGAAAACGCAATTCCTGTGAGTTTTaggattatatttttttttatataaagatattcagatatatttgtattttgtagtTTCCTTATCCTATtgtaggtaaaaaaaaaaaatcaaatagaaatatttattaGGAAATTTCTTAAGAGGTGAGAAATCATTaacaaaaatgcaataaaatCGAAGTGAAAACGTCAATAAGAAAACCTTTGAtccaaacatataaatatatatatttgaacttTTCGAGGGAGTTTCAGATTGCTTCCTAGGTCAATTAAGTGATTGTGTTTCCTTGTACGAcaaggttttgacttttgatgaaGTCTTCTGAGCTAAACCAACAACGAGCTGAATCTGATGATGCTATGTGGAGTATACAAAGCCCATGGACTTTAAACCAGACGACTCGATAAGttgactaattaaaaatatcccaaagttactaattaaattaatcaactAATTGTTTGGACTATTACGAATTTACGTACTACAATTTCTAAATTTCCTTTATGCACAAACCTCTACCGAAGCCATTATAAATTCTCAACTGCACAGTGGATATTTTAAACTAACCAAAAATAACATGAAGCCAACATTACATAAAGTAGCAGAGAGACACAATTGACAAACTTCGTACGGTCAGTTACTTGTCAAAAGTAAAGAGAACACACAAGAAAGTATCGTTTACAAAACCTCATTTAATACCAAACacattgtgtttgtgttttcatcattttttagCTAGACATCATCACATTGTCAATAGACTGGAGAGCTTGATTTGCGAAGAACCGTACATCAACGTCCGGGTCTTCACTTAGCTCCACCAAGCATGGCCGTATCATGTTCTCCACGACCTttcacaacccaaaaaaaatacaacaacataTGAATATATGAACGTTTTGATTCCCTAATGAGATCAATGTGGAATCATAAGCTCTTTCTCTACTTGAGAACCAAAAAGAGAATGGCATGTGAATGGATACACTAACCGATTGGTCAACTATCGGAATGAGAGATTGCATCATTTTGGCGACGTTAAATTTGATGTTTGGAACTCTGATAAGAGAAAAAGTAGATTCTTACTTAGCTATTTAGAAGCAATGGATCGAGTGGACGAGATAATATGTTTCAAGAGAGAGTGAAAGACTTGCCTGTCTTTCGATGCGGTTATAACCGCAGGCAAGAGTTTGGAACATGTGATTTCAGATCCCATTACTGGAGCGAGAAGCGATACTGCGCGAAGAATCGTCATCCGGTATAGATAGTGTGGATTGTTGATCATCTCTAGAACCTGCACaagtatatatagttatatcaGCAATAGCAAAAATGATCGTTTTGAATCaaagtgaagaaaaaatatacaatacGCTTAAGATTTCTAAACAAACCTGAGGAACTATATGCTGCATTGCCCACTCAGGACCAAACTCTTCAGCAAGACGCTTAAGATTGTTCGCAGCAGCTTCGCGGATTGAGTGAACCTGACAATcaaaaagtttccaaaattttcaaaatggtAGAAAATACAGATTTAACTATCTGATGATTCAATGGAGGTAGAGAATGAGGGACCTTGTCTTGTAACCATTGCATGCAAAGAGCACCAAGCTTATCGTCAAAGAAGCCTACACCTAATTGGCTGGCCAACAATGGAATATACTCAATTATAGCCAGACGTACCCTCCAGTGCCTGTCTTCAGCAAGTTCTACAATGGCTGGCAATAAAGATTGTGATAGTAGATCAATCCCAATAACCTGccaatattattaaaaagaaataaatcgcATCATCATCTGAAAAATGGATGGACAAAGAAGTTGCTGTCAAGTAGTCTTTGACTTCACCAAAACATGATAACTTGATCATAACAAACCTGGTTCACTTGGTCAAGTTTGCTGATAATGTTTAAGCGTACATCAGGAAATTCGTCCTTCAATAGGGAAAGAAAGATTGGAAGAAGATGCTCAATTGTTGCATCCTGCAATGAATGTCAAAGCCAAGTTAAAACATGCAGCTAAAATATCTTGCATAGAAAAATATAGTCAACTGGTTACGGGCTACTTCAACCCACAGCAAAGATAGATACATTGtttcaaataaaagaaattatcatTATCTTAAAGATGCTAAAGCTGCATATAATATAATGAGCATTTTGACTCCAAACTAGAGAGCGACATGAATTTTTGTATAGATGAAAATATTCATGGTAGGAGAGGCAAATCGTATCGATTTTTAATTTCGCTTACCTTACCCAAGACTGGAGCCATCCCCATTATAACTGAGGCCAATGCAGATCTGACGTGCTGAGAAGAGTCTGATGATAATTCCTACGGGTCAATTTAACGATAAGCTAATAGTAGTAATAAGCAAACACCCCAGGTTTTATTGGTCCTTTGGGCAATATGAGATCACTGAAATACTCCTAAGCGTGTACCTTTACACAGGGAAGGATGTGCTGGATCGCGAGTTCAGGGTTTAATATGCGACAAAATTTGGTCACTTTTCCAGCAGCTGCTATCCTAACTTCAGCCTCATTATCACGAAGTAGACGAACATATGCAGGCACCAGATCCGTCCTGCAATATAAACAAGGATTCAGGAAAACTATCAAGATGACTCAACAAACATTACCATACCTCTGAAGCTAAGTTTGATATAGAATTGGAAAAATAGAGGtcaacaaaaaaaccattaaaccaTAGCTAAGTTCAACACCATTGCTTACCTAGTAGGCTCTGGTCCAACAGCTTCACAAAGTTCATAGAGCTGATTTGCAACCATATAACGCACACGCCATGACTTATCCTGCTCAGACACAAAATATCAAGATAAAGCAGCACATACATATCTGCCTTACAGCTTTCCAAAGCTCATCAGCAAAAAATCTTATCACATTCACACATTTACTCACCTGCGAGAAACTGACAATTACAGGAAGAATGTGTGTGACACAGTCCTGGGGATCCAACAAATTCCCAAGAGCAGCACAGCCCTCAACAGCCAATAATCTAACAGAATCTTGATCTGATATTAATGTCAATAAGATAGTCAAAAGCTATATGATTATCATACAAGTAATACACTGAAACTGATATTGGACAAAGCTAATGTGCTGCTTAACTTCAACTAATGCAGTAGCCCTATAAATTTCCTTTATTTACATAAAGAGACTTGATGAAAGTTTTTAAGAGGTATATGCTGGCAAAAGGAAACCATATAAAATTGGAAAACATACCATCTTGCGTAAGATCCTCAAACATGGACATAATGTCAGTCTTCAAATGAGCTGATTCAATTGTAGCAGCAAACTTCCCCAAATTCGTTGCTGCAGCTCTGCGCACCATTGGCATGTCATCTTGACACAGCTGACTGTATAATGATCTTAGCTCCGCCTTGAGCGGATCTGGAGCACTTGGGTATGCAATATGGAAAATCCCACATGCTGATACCCTAGCTGTGAACCACTCACCAGCTGAAAGTCGCTGTTAAACAATAACGGTGTTCAGTAAGCTTAAGTTGGTGGCACAGTATGAGCATAGCAATCATTTTGGTTCCAATACACGTGTATGGTCAAGAACAAAACCACAATCCAAAAGAACGCTAATGAAGCCAGAGATATATGATTGGATGTTCCCGTAGATCAATCAAAATAGATGAAAACGACTTCAACCTACTGATTCCTCTAAACAACTAAAAAAGAGAATACTGAAACAAGAGGCAAAAGCTTATTCCCAAACTAATGGACCCAAAAAGTCTATGTTCTTTAGCTTTTCCAGTAGCTCAATTTCACAAGGCTGATTAAGTTAGACAGAGCACggaaaggaaaaaattaaattgaccAAAGAGATTTGATAAGAGTTATCTAACCTTAGCGAGAGGAAAGAAATGCTCAACCAAGTCATTCTCCCTCATCTGAGAACCAATTCTGCAAAGTGACTCCACAGCTTTCTCCCTGACACAAGTTTCCTCAACAGTCGAGAGTGTCTCCAGAGGTGGAAGCAAAACATGAGCATGCTCAACGCCTCCAACATAAGGAATAAAAACACCCAACTCTTCGGCCATGGCCAGAAGCAcctcatcgtcatcgtcattGTTCTCACTAAGAAATGGTATCAGCTCTTTTCTAGTCCTCTCCTCTCCAAGAGCACGAGCAATGATAGAAAGCCGTCTAATAGAGTTCAATCTAAGCTGAATATCATCGTTCTTAAGCTCGTCTATAAGCACGGCAATCGGATACAGAGGCTCATCAACCATAGACATCCTGACCAAATACTCCAATCACTGCCTACGTTCTTCAACTTGTCCCTATATCAAGAACGATGTCCACAAAAAAGTCAGAATAAAACAATGCATATACTACCATCGATAAAGTTACAAACTTTAAACTCAATTCCGCCTATTCAAAGGTTAGCCAtttattctcaaaaaaaaaaaaaaaaagcatcagaATCAAACACGAAAGGAAGACCTAGAGAACGATACTACAATCCAATGACGATCTAAGCAAATAAAATGGGATTATGAGATTCAGATTCTCATATACATTTGAAATTGTTTCTAATTGAAGAAAATTGAAATGATCGAGATTTTTACCGATTATGCTGTGTTCACTTTTCCCAGTTTGGAGCGATCTATCATCAatcagagagagaagaaggagaatgagAGAACCGGAGTTCTTCTTTCTCAGCAGAGCTTAACCATCTCAAGCTGTGTGTACATTGAATTGGGCCTTTCTAAGAATAGAACTAAATGGGCTTacgtataatatataaaaggttcATATCTTTTACAATACGGCGtcgttttaatatatatctaaatctCCATTAACCACACCCATTAAGGCCATAACAAGTAGTCATCTAACAATTTGTGAACATTAGTTGATATCTAACATACgtagatttatatatttttccaatctTCAGTTTCAATAGCATGTCCCCTCAACCTCAGATGGTCAAACTAGAATGGATATTTTAAGGGCGATTTAGGTGGATAACCAAATTCactaaaaaaatgaagaaaatagcATGCTAATCATAGGAATTAGGTGAGTAACCAGAGGGGGCTGTGATTTTACCATTTTACACCCACATGTCGTGAACAAGAAAATGTGATGGCGGTGGAGTTCAATGACGTGTCCTAGTAGGCTTGTAGTTCTGTTTAGTGACCATGCATAAACCGTAAATTGTCTAATCAGTGTCATAACACAAAACTTATTAGCAAagtaatttgaatttaaaactaTATCTTAGCTATGGTATAGAGTTTGTGGTGAATAAATAGAGTAGAGCCGTCGCTTTCTTTATCAGTTCGAACAGCTGTGTTGTGAATGGTATGAACGAGGAGAGTAGTAGGTTCGCAGTAAAGGAATTTATTCCAACCGAGAAGGTAAaaagctttaatttgtctggtTCATTAATTGTGTTGCTGATGCGGATCTTTCGAAAAGTGGTTCACTATGCCTATGTGTATTAAATATAGTTTCCATTTTCAACCGTACTATATAGCGGCAGCAAGTCTATAAGAACTCCTAAGTGTGGATATGTAGATTGGGATGAAAAGAGCGTGGTGTGTTTGATCCGTATGGTTTTAGATTAATATTGTATAGGACAGTAGTAGCAGGTCGTATACGGTCCTGTATATCACTGTTTTTTGATATCCTACTTACGCCTCTGTTTCCATGTGTGTTCGCAGATGAGTGTGAAAGACCAGGTGCGTGTGATTTTAGGCGAGTGGATAAAAGTCGATAGTTTCGTATGGAACTTTGAGCCAGAGACAGTCCCGGGGAACCATTACGTCTGGCTTAGAGATGGAATGACATACAAACAACTGGTGGCGAAGGTGAAGGAGAAGCTGGTGTTGCGTGCACATGAAGTTGTCATTAAGATGTCTTACCAATTTCCTGCATGGTTTGAACTTGATGAGGGTAACAGATCCACCCCGCAATACATTACTGACGATGAAGACGTTGCTGTATTCATAAGGATGCGGTGTTTTATAGAAGAAGTTGACCTATGCGTAAGTGTTGTTAACAAGAGTTGTCCTGAACAAGCTTCGCCCCCACCTCCGCGGAGACATTGGCTGCGCTATGTCTCTgctaatgatgatgaagattctGAATCAGACTCAGATGATTTTGACTNTGATATTGACTGGCATGAATTTGCATTAGACTACTCAACGCCAAAACCGAAACAACAAtcagaaaaccaaacaaacgtTGCGAAGGAGGATATCATCATGGCCTCGGTGCAGCCGACAGCGCAGTCAGGCATCGTTATCAAAGAAGGCGGTGGTAGCAGTCGGAAGAAGCCTACTAGCAGTTGTGCACGTGATAAAGGAAAAGCTGTTGCGGATGCTGATGGAGAGGAAACTTCTTCGGACAGTGATGACAATGACTTCCAGATTGTCCCCTTTTCGCAACCTGATAATCCAATGCTAGTTGAGTGTAGCCAAGCTCGGCCTCGCCACAATGATCCTGTCACCGAAGGTGAGCCAAATAGACCCCCCTCTGACGCAACTTCTACTGGGAGCACAGAAGGCATAGGTGTTGAAGTGGAAGTTAACTCTGTTACAATGTGGGGACGAGTGGAGGAAGCCTTACATTCCATGCTATCAGANTGTGTTTGATCCGTATGGTTTTAGATTAATATTGTATAGGACAGTAGTAGCAGGTCGTATACGGTCCTGTATATCACTGTTTTTTGATATCCTACTTACGCCTCTGTTTCCATGTGTGTTCGCAGATGAGTGTGAAAGACCAGGTGCATGTGATTTTAGGCGAGTGGATAAAGGTCGATAGTTTCGTATGGAACTTTGAGCCAGAGACAGTCCCGGGGAACCATTACGTCCGGCTTAGAGATGGAATGACATACAAACAACTGGTGGCGAAGGTGAAGGAGAAGCTGGTGTTGCGTGCACATGAAGTTGTCATTAAGATGTCTTACCAATTTCCTGCGTGGTTTGAACTTGATGAGGGTAACAGATCCACCCCGCAATACATTACTGACGATGAAGACGTTGCTGTATTCATAAGGATGCGGCGTTTTATAGAAGAAGTTGACCTATGCGTAAGTGTTGTTAACAAGAGTTGTCCTGAACAAGCTTCGCCCCCACCTCCGCGGAGACATTGGCTACGCTATGTCTCTgctaatgatgatgaagattctGAATCAGACTCAGATGATATTGACTGGCATGAATTTGCATTAGACTACTCAACGCCAAAACCGAAACAACAAtcagaaaaccaaacaaacgtTGCGAAGGAGGATATCATCATGGCCTCGGTGCAGCCGACATCGCAGTCAGGCATTGTTATCAAAGAAGGCGGTGGTAGCAGTCGGAAGAAGCCTACTAGCAGTTGTGCACGTGATAAAGGAAAAGCTGTTGCGGATGCTGATGGAGAGGAAACTTCTTCGGACAGTGATGACAATGACTTCCAGATTGTCCCCTTTTCGCAACCTGATAATCCAATGCTAGTTGAGTGTAGCCAAGCTCGGCCTCGCCACAATGATCCTGTCACCGAAGGTGAGCCAAATAGACCCCCCTCTGACGCAACTTCTACTGGGAGCACAGAAGGCATAGGTGTTGAAGTGGAAGTTAACTCTGTTACAATGTGGGGACGAGTGGAGGAAGCCTTACATTCCATGCTATCAGATATGACTGACGATCCGGCGTTGTTCTGCCGTGATGCACCACCAGTATTCAATGATGGAAAAGGTGAAGGTAATTCATACTAACAGAGTACAAGAAACATATAGTAGGTATTGTAAAATCAATATTATGGAACATATGGAAACTAACACTCTGTCGCGCTCGTACTGCTGCAGGTGTCGACACAGCTATATCAGACATACAGTACGAAGGGGACAAGTTGTTTGTTGGGCGTGTTTTCAAATCAAAGTCAGATTGCAAGATAAAGATTGCCATACATGCTATCAATCGGAAGTTCCATTTCAGGACAAGCCGGTCAACACCAAAATTCATGGTGCTCAAATGTATATCGAAGTCATGTCCGTGGTGTGTTTATGCAGCTAAGATTGATTCTTCTGATCATTTCCAAGTACGCCAAGCAACTCAAAAACATACCTGCACGGTTGATGAGAGGAGGAGCTACCATCGACTGGCAACCACACAAGTTATTGGAGAGATAATGCAGAGCCATTTCGTGGGCGTGAGGCGTGGTCCAAACGCGGCTGCAATCCGCAAAATTCTACTTGACGAGTACCATATCAACATATCTTACTGGAAAGCTTGGCGTGCAAGGGAGGTGGCAATGGAGCTGTCAATGGGTTCAATGGCTGGTAGCTATGCCCTTCTGCCCACATATATTGGATTACTACAGCAAACAAATCCCGGGTCTGTCTGTTTCACTGAGCATGTCGACGAGCCTGATGGGGCAATGCGATTTAAATACTAATTCATCGCATATGCAGCATGCGTTAAAGGGTATCAATACATGAGGAAAGTTGTGGTGGTTGATGGAACTTCCATGAAGGCTCGATATGGTGGTTGCCTCCTTACCGCAAGCTGTCAAGATGGcaatttccaaatttttccGCTTGCTTTCGCGGTAGTTGATAGCGAGAACGATGATTCTTGGGAGTGGTTTTTCAGGAGCCTTTCTACATTCGTACACGACACCACCGACTTAGTTTTCATTTCAGATCGACACAACAGCATATATACTGGGTTGCGGAAGGTAATTGTTAAGAATTAACGTCTGTTCTTTTGTAAcatatagtttttaaaacacCTCTGCTGAAATACTAATCACTATACCATTTTAGGTATACACTGAGGCGCACCACTCAGCCTGTACGGTGCATCTTTGGCGCAATGTGCGCCATCTATACAAGCCCCAGTTGCTGGCTGGTCTAATGTCTTCGGCAGCTAGAGCATTTGTCATTGaagatttcaacaaaaaattCTTGGAAATTCAACGAGTTAACCCTGGTTGTGCAGCTTATCTAGTGGACATTGGTAAGCACTTGGTCAACTCTGTTTCAATCTAACTTACTCTGTATTCAATTAACAGAGATAAGtcatgaatatatttttacaggGTTCACACACTGGACCAGGGTTCATTCGCAAGGGAAGAGGTACAATATCATGGACAGTAACATTGCAGAGTCATGGAACCAAGTACTTAAAGAGGCCAGAGAATATCCCCTCATTTGTATGTTAGAATACATCAGGACGACAATGATGGAATGGTTTGCTGTACGCCGAGCTAGGTCTGCACGTTCCGCTTCAGTAATAGCTCCAAAGTGTCGTGAAATTGTTGAGGAGAACTTCGAAAGTGCCATGTCTATGGCGGTTCGGCCTATTAGTGACTTTGAGTTCCAAGTCCAGATAAGGAGTGGAGAATGCTTCACTGTTAAATTGGTTGAAGGGACATGCTCATGCAACGAGTTTCAGTGTTTGAGCATACCTTGTCCGCATGCCATAGCAGCCGCAACGCGTTTAGGTGTGTCTATAGATACATTCGTTGACACAGCTTACTTTGAGGAGACTATCCGCCACTCATACGAAGAGAAGATATATCCAATTCCATCTGTTGGTGGTCATACTACGGCGGATGCTGCATCTGGAACCAGGGGTGACCTTAACCCACCACGTTCCCGCCGTCCACCAGGTAGACCCAAAAAAATCAGGATCTTGTCTAGAGGAGAGTTCAAGGTTTGTTTTATTAGTGTGAAAACGTAGTTGTACTTATCCCTTGCTGTGTTCCATTAATGCTAGACAATCTCTATTTATGTTACGTTAATGCAGCGTCCGCGCCCTAAATCAACAAGGAGATGTTCCCGTTGTTGCGGCACAGGGCACAACAAGGCATCTTGCAAAAACGCCATATAAGTAGCTATCTACAGCAATGGGGTACGTAGTATGTGCGGAGCGATGGTCTTTTGGATGTGTTCATAAATAATGGAAGCAACCAGTGCAATGATGTATATAGTATCGGTGACAGGGGCAATTTTTGACTCAAAATAATTTGGTATATCCAA encodes the following:
- the LOC104755614 gene encoding uncharacterized protein LOC104755614: MTMMKYLIPEPKTKEILFQNTLQTSSAITLGEFRELSGRRKAVEEFVNKTTSAASRVIYGGASHCDQDIQKLRKYLPVLLNLVRYADNIKRVSNLKIKWSSGLISQTLIQRTCPKFFQVDNIMFELAMVTFVFAVKLRERAMELGSTTKYKDSVTVYREASGVFHHLSQEILPSLKNCVPPGKLPELTPPLCSSLSLLCLAEGQAVTTKNAEESGTSASLLSKLHFGVSQLLSEAYAHLSSRANGDFKDLSTRFLEYVSTLGAFHELKSQKYLAEVLESEDRIGDAIGVLRRALAAVKKSTPWKDDTWISIFKKEREEVTKTMTKYEKLNDSMILQKIPINIEIPYPEGRKIVELIAYTPTRLEQELRIKS
- the LOC104755615 gene encoding serine/threonine-protein phosphatase 2A 65 kDa regulatory subunit A gamma isoform-like; amino-acid sequence: MSMVDEPLYPIAVLIDELKNDDIQLRLNSIRRLSIIARALGEERTRKELIPFLSENNDDDDEVLLAMAEELGVFIPYVGGVEHAHVLLPPLETLSTVEETCVREKAVESLCRIGSQMRENDLVEHFFPLAKRLSAGEWFTARVSACGIFHIAYPSAPDPLKAELRSLYSQLCQDDMPMVRRAAATNLGKFAATIESAHLKTDIMSMFEDLTQDDQDSVRLLAVEGCAALGNLLDPQDCVTHILPVIVSFSQDKSWRVRYMVANQLYELCEAVGPEPTRTDLVPAYVRLLRDNEAEVRIAAAGKVTKFCRILNPELAIQHILPCVKELSSDSSQHVRSALASVIMGMAPVLGKDATIEHLLPIFLSLLKDEFPDVRLNIISKLDQVNQVIGIDLLSQSLLPAIVELAEDRHWRVRLAIIEYIPLLASQLGVGFFDDKLGALCMQWLQDKVHSIREAAANNLKRLAEEFGPEWAMQHIVPQVLEMINNPHYLYRMTILRAVSLLAPVMGSEITCSKLLPAVITASKDRVPNIKFNVAKMMQSLIPIVDQSVVENMIRPCLVELSEDPDVDVRFFANQALQSIDNVMMSS
- the LOC109130072 gene encoding uncharacterized protein LOC109130072, which gives rise to MRKVVVVDGTSMKARYGGCLLTASCQDGNFQIFPLAFAVVDSENDDSWEWFFRSLSTFVHDTTDLVFISDRHNSIYTGLRKVYTEAHHSACTVHLWRNVRHLYKPQLLAGLMSSAARAFVIEDFNKKFLEIQRVNPGCAAYLVDIGFTHWTRVHSQGKRYNIMDSNIAESWNQVLKEAREYPLICMLEYIRTTMMEWFAVRRARSARSASVIAPKCREIVEENFESAMSMAVRPISDFEFQVQIRSGECFTVKLVEGTCSCNEFQCLSIPCPHAIAAATRLGVSIDTFVDTAYFEETIRHSYEEKIYPIPSVGGHTTADAASGTRGDLNPPRSRRPPGRPKKIRILSRGEFKVCFISVKT